The following are encoded in a window of Maridesulfovibrio ferrireducens genomic DNA:
- the gltX gene encoding glutamate--tRNA ligase: MSNTVTRFAPSPTGHLHIGGARTALFSWLLARRNNGKFVLRIEDTDQKRSTQEYTDAILDSMRWLGIDWDGELMYQSERFDLYNSYIDKLLEDGNAYWCDCTSEQVDAMREKAMLEKRKPKYDGSCRDKNIGPGENRVVRFKAPLEGRTSFNDMIKGPIVIENAEMDDMILRRSDGAPTYNLAVVVDDHTMGITQVLRGDDHINNTPRQIQIYKALGWDIPRFGHVPMILGPDKKKLSKRHGALSVMEYEKMGYLPEAVVNYLVRLGWSHGDQEIFSKEELFELFNTEHLGNSPSVFDTKKLDWVNCEYIKAKAPAELIPGMRSFLPEGTEVADEYLEKIIPLLQPRASNYKEMADMCDFFLVSADKLEYNEAAVAKVFTPEAIAHLKELTSRIEADTEFSHDSLEAIHTGYLAEKGLKFKAIGQPVRLALCGKVQSPGGLYDLMLVMGKDESIARMKKAMTLV; the protein is encoded by the coding sequence ATGAGCAATACAGTAACACGCTTCGCCCCCAGCCCTACCGGGCATTTACATATCGGCGGCGCAAGAACCGCACTTTTTTCATGGCTTCTGGCCCGTCGCAACAACGGAAAATTTGTTCTGCGTATTGAAGATACAGACCAGAAAAGATCTACTCAGGAATACACAGACGCCATTCTTGATTCCATGAGATGGCTTGGCATAGATTGGGACGGCGAACTGATGTATCAGAGCGAACGATTTGATCTATACAACAGCTACATAGACAAGCTCCTTGAAGATGGAAACGCCTATTGGTGTGACTGTACATCCGAGCAGGTTGATGCCATGCGCGAAAAGGCCATGCTTGAAAAACGCAAACCTAAATATGACGGTTCCTGCCGCGACAAAAACATCGGCCCCGGCGAAAACCGGGTAGTCAGATTTAAAGCTCCTCTCGAAGGGCGTACCTCTTTCAATGACATGATCAAGGGGCCTATCGTCATAGAAAACGCTGAAATGGATGACATGATCCTTCGCCGCTCCGACGGTGCTCCGACTTATAACCTCGCAGTTGTGGTTGATGATCATACCATGGGAATTACGCAAGTTCTGCGCGGAGATGACCACATTAACAACACTCCCCGCCAGATTCAGATATACAAGGCTCTCGGCTGGGATATTCCGCGCTTCGGTCATGTCCCTATGATTCTGGGACCGGATAAGAAAAAACTTTCCAAAAGACACGGCGCTCTTTCCGTCATGGAATATGAAAAGATGGGATATCTGCCCGAAGCTGTTGTGAACTATCTAGTGCGCCTCGGCTGGTCACACGGTGATCAAGAAATATTCTCCAAAGAAGAACTGTTCGAACTTTTCAACACTGAACATCTCGGCAATTCACCATCAGTTTTCGACACCAAGAAACTGGACTGGGTGAACTGTGAATACATCAAGGCAAAAGCTCCGGCGGAACTTATTCCCGGAATGCGCTCTTTCCTTCCTGAAGGAACTGAAGTTGCGGATGAATATCTGGAAAAAATTATTCCTCTGCTTCAGCCACGCGCAAGCAACTATAAAGAAATGGCCGACATGTGCGATTTCTTCTTAGTAAGCGCTGATAAATTGGAATATAATGAAGCTGCTGTTGCAAAAGTATTCACACCCGAAGCGATAGCTCACCTCAAAGAGTTGACCTCTAGAATTGAAGCAGACACTGAATTCAGCCATGACTCTCTTGAGGCTATTCACACTGGATATCTTGCTGAAAAAGGACTCAAATTCAAAGCAATCGGACAGCCTGTACGCCTCGCACTCTGCGGAAAAGTACAAAGCCCCGGTGGACTTTACGATCTGATGCTCGTTATGGGTAAAGATGAAAGCATTGCACGTATGAAAAAAGCTATGACACTAGTCTAA
- a CDS encoding CGGC domain-containing protein — translation MKKVGIIRCLQTEDICPGSMDFKVTANGTLGFESTGPVEIVGFVSCGGCPGKRAVARAKMMVDRGAEIIAFASCISKGNPIGYACPFFEEIKSAVIRKVGPEIEILDYTH, via the coding sequence ATGAAAAAAGTTGGAATTATTCGGTGTTTGCAAACAGAGGATATCTGCCCGGGATCAATGGATTTCAAAGTTACAGCAAATGGGACACTAGGATTTGAGTCTACTGGTCCTGTTGAAATTGTCGGTTTTGTCAGTTGCGGTGGCTGTCCGGGAAAAAGGGCTGTAGCCCGTGCAAAAATGATGGTTGATCGGGGTGCAGAAATTATTGCTTTTGCTTCATGTATCTCGAAAGGAAATCCAATTGGATATGCCTGCCCTTTTTTTGAAGAGATTAAGAGTGCTGTTATTCGGAAAGTAGGCCCGGAAATTGAAATTCTGGATTACACCCATTAG
- a CDS encoding substrate-binding periplasmic protein translates to MKIMTENYPPYSYQVDDHAEGFVVDIVRLLMGQVGEHSSEIVFYPWPRAYQKLRDGSSDVLFPMARTPEREKFFKFVGPVFSNEVHFYRKKGSSINIDSFEDAKKVGKISVTRDDLYHQFLKEKGFTNLDVSSCQRSDFRKLLKGYVDLVPMGDRIIREFLKEVPDIDESMFEKVGPCVMKAEGYIAFAAHIPDGVVLKWQKALDGIKKGGAYQLIIDSYFEPCKEK, encoded by the coding sequence ATGAAGATAATGACGGAGAATTATCCTCCATACAGCTATCAAGTTGATGATCATGCCGAAGGGTTTGTTGTGGATATTGTTCGTTTGCTTATGGGGCAGGTTGGTGAGCATTCTTCCGAAATAGTCTTTTATCCTTGGCCCAGAGCTTATCAAAAACTTAGAGATGGCTCGAGTGATGTGCTTTTTCCTATGGCGCGCACGCCGGAACGGGAGAAGTTTTTTAAGTTTGTAGGCCCTGTTTTCAGTAATGAGGTTCATTTTTATCGCAAAAAAGGATCATCTATTAATATCGACAGCTTTGAAGATGCTAAAAAGGTAGGCAAAATTTCTGTTACTCGCGATGATCTTTATCACCAATTTTTAAAAGAGAAGGGATTTACTAATCTTGATGTGAGTTCCTGTCAGAGATCAGATTTCCGCAAGTTATTAAAAGGGTATGTTGACCTTGTTCCAATGGGCGATAGAATCATACGGGAATTTTTAAAAGAGGTTCCGGATATTGATGAGTCAATGTTCGAAAAAGTAGGTCCATGTGTGATGAAGGCGGAAGGGTATATTGCTTTTGCAGCTCACATTCCGGATGGAGTTGTTTTGAAATGGCAGAAAGCTTTAGACGGAATAAAAAAAGGCGGAGCTTATCAGCTCATAATAGACAGTTATTTTGAGCCATGTAAGGAAAAATAA
- a CDS encoding HDOD domain-containing protein, with protein MTQDTTIPEHTLQAATALMEDRFAHADKNKPVLNTLFELGVAQVARDLAEHPELYKESPPLPMPTERFEPVDPISLMHSDIKLPSLPQVFLEMRQVINDPASSATDVARVISQDTALSAFLLRMVNSAFYSFPSQIDTISRAVAVIGTKQLSTLALGTSVMDMFKGIPTNILDLELFWRHSFACGIIASQLAKMFKNGSPEKCFVAGLLHDIGRPVFMMALPDRAIAATAISRNKKALMFKAERVVAGFDHAELGGMLLRKWNLPFSLVTAVLYHHNPAKAVKTPEALYVYFANIIAKTLGIGGSGDFFIQDVKNQRWEENGLTPEKIRELNSGLAPILDDAFAILTTMKS; from the coding sequence ATGACCCAAGATACAACCATCCCCGAGCACACACTTCAAGCAGCTACAGCCCTGATGGAAGATCGCTTTGCACATGCCGACAAAAACAAGCCTGTCCTGAACACACTATTTGAACTCGGAGTTGCTCAGGTAGCAAGGGATTTGGCAGAGCACCCGGAACTTTATAAAGAATCCCCTCCCTTGCCCATGCCCACGGAAAGATTTGAACCGGTCGACCCCATATCGCTCATGCATTCCGATATAAAACTCCCATCCCTGCCGCAGGTTTTTCTTGAAATGAGACAGGTTATTAATGATCCGGCCAGTTCCGCAACAGACGTTGCTAGAGTTATTTCACAGGACACAGCTTTATCCGCTTTTCTTCTACGCATGGTAAACAGCGCTTTTTACAGTTTTCCTTCCCAGATAGACACTATTTCGAGAGCTGTAGCGGTTATCGGAACAAAACAACTTTCGACTCTTGCTTTAGGCACCTCCGTAATGGACATGTTCAAAGGCATTCCTACCAACATACTTGACCTTGAACTCTTCTGGAGACACAGCTTTGCCTGTGGCATCATTGCCAGTCAATTAGCTAAAATGTTCAAAAACGGTTCGCCGGAAAAATGTTTCGTAGCAGGACTTCTGCACGACATAGGCCGCCCTGTATTCATGATGGCCCTGCCGGACAGAGCTATTGCCGCAACAGCCATATCCAGAAACAAAAAAGCTCTGATGTTCAAGGCCGAAAGAGTTGTTGCCGGATTTGACCATGCAGAACTTGGCGGCATGCTTCTGCGCAAATGGAATCTCCCCTTCTCTCTTGTTACAGCTGTTCTTTATCATCATAATCCTGCCAAAGCTGTAAAAACGCCCGAAGCTCTCTATGTTTACTTTGCCAATATTATTGCAAAAACACTCGGCATAGGCGGCAGCGGAGACTTTTTTATTCAGGACGTAAAAAACCAGAGATGGGAAGAGAACGGCCTCACCCCGGAAAAAATTAGGGAGCTTAACAGCGGGCTTGCCCCGATTCTGGATGACGCCTTTGCTATTTTGACCACCATGAAATCTTAA
- the ggt gene encoding gamma-glutamyltransferase, which yields MSSFEISRHAQPEFTFNSRRTPVYSTKGMVASSQPAATEAGLEMLRAGGNAADAAIATAAALAVLEPCSTGLGGDAFALFYNGANNKVSALNGSGKSPREMTLKKIQDMGIKHSLPTRHALTVNVPGACAMWCDMVDRFGSLPLSKIFAPAIRYAEEGFPVSSVTASLWKNGEEEILTTSPGGMTLLLNGKAPKAGDIMHNRALSEVLRQLSSHTPQEAKKLFYTGEIARKIVKAVRENGGMLSTEDMTSHESLWGESIKTDYRGYEVHECPPNGQGLAALLALNTLENIDLAGKGSPYSAKRLHYQIEAMRLGFADARQHIADPHVYETPLSALLSKKYGAKRAEEIYSDKANPDAKHGVPVNSSDTVYFNVVDKEGNGCSMVNSVYMNFGTGIVPEGLGFSLQNRGHNFSLNPAHPNVLAPGKRTYHTIIPGICLRKNGSLHSVFGVMGGFMQPQGHLQVISAMLDDAANPQEALNRLRFCIEPGEAGGKVCVEEGFPAETLNQLSQMGHKIEVREGYKRVLFGRGQIISRDETTGILCAGCDPRSDGTANGLY from the coding sequence ATGTCCTCCTTTGAAATATCCCGACACGCTCAACCGGAATTCACCTTCAATTCTAGAAGAACACCAGTCTACTCTACCAAAGGTATGGTTGCATCCAGCCAGCCGGCAGCCACCGAAGCGGGACTTGAAATGCTTCGCGCTGGAGGAAATGCGGCAGACGCTGCCATTGCTACTGCCGCCGCTCTTGCTGTGCTGGAACCATGCAGCACAGGTCTCGGCGGAGATGCATTTGCTCTCTTCTACAATGGAGCAAACAATAAAGTCTCAGCCCTTAATGGATCAGGTAAATCGCCACGTGAAATGACTCTTAAAAAGATTCAAGACATGGGCATCAAACACTCACTGCCCACGCGCCATGCCCTGACTGTAAATGTTCCGGGAGCATGTGCCATGTGGTGCGACATGGTAGACAGATTCGGCAGCCTGCCGCTTTCAAAAATTTTCGCTCCGGCAATACGATATGCAGAAGAAGGCTTTCCCGTAAGCTCTGTTACAGCAAGCCTCTGGAAAAACGGGGAAGAAGAAATTCTCACCACAAGCCCCGGCGGAATGACTTTGCTTCTGAACGGCAAAGCTCCCAAAGCCGGAGATATCATGCACAACAGAGCGCTCAGCGAAGTATTGCGACAGCTTTCATCGCACACCCCGCAAGAAGCTAAAAAGCTATTTTACACCGGAGAAATTGCAAGAAAAATAGTAAAGGCCGTCCGCGAAAATGGAGGTATGCTTTCCACCGAAGACATGACTTCTCATGAAAGCTTATGGGGAGAATCCATCAAAACCGACTACAGAGGTTACGAAGTTCACGAATGTCCGCCCAATGGACAGGGACTCGCGGCTCTGCTTGCTTTAAACACCCTCGAGAACATCGATCTTGCGGGTAAAGGTTCTCCATACTCCGCTAAAAGACTGCACTACCAGATAGAAGCAATGCGCCTCGGTTTCGCAGATGCAAGACAGCATATTGCGGACCCTCATGTATATGAAACTCCTTTGAGCGCTCTCCTTTCTAAAAAATATGGAGCTAAAAGAGCTGAGGAAATATATTCAGACAAAGCAAACCCGGATGCGAAACACGGCGTACCCGTAAACAGTTCCGACACAGTGTATTTTAATGTTGTGGATAAAGAAGGCAACGGATGTTCCATGGTCAACTCAGTTTACATGAATTTTGGAACCGGCATTGTCCCGGAAGGGTTAGGATTTTCATTGCAGAACCGTGGACACAACTTCTCTCTGAACCCTGCTCACCCGAATGTGCTGGCTCCGGGCAAAAGAACCTATCACACTATCATTCCCGGTATATGCTTGCGCAAGAATGGATCACTCCACTCTGTTTTCGGGGTGATGGGCGGTTTTATGCAGCCGCAGGGACATTTGCAGGTAATATCAGCCATGCTGGATGACGCAGCTAATCCGCAAGAAGCTCTTAACCGTTTACGCTTTTGTATTGAACCGGGCGAGGCTGGAGGAAAAGTTTGCGTCGAGGAAGGTTTCCCCGCTGAAACGCTCAATCAACTTTCACAAATGGGACATAAAATTGAGGTTAGAGAGGGATATAAACGAGTACTTTTCGGACGTGGACAGATCATTTCAAGAGACGAAACAACCGGAATACTTTGCGCAGGATGTGATCCTAGATCAGACGGAACGGCAAACGGTTTGTACTAA
- a CDS encoding substrate-binding periplasmic protein, which translates to MAENHPPYNYKEDGIAKGIVYDLVCLIMENVGESETNIVFVPWARGYRSLENGSGDVLFSMARTPERENKFKFVGPVFKTSEFLYRKKGSNVNVVTIDDAKAVSKIGVVRSTFPHQVLAQKGFTNLDAGSSYEAGFHKLLKGRVDLISISDEMLQRMFIDLPDLDSSMFERVGPPICSASGYIAFGLHVPDTVVLEWQKALDELKESGEYQKIVDKYLNLHNE; encoded by the coding sequence ATGGCAGAAAACCATCCTCCATATAATTATAAAGAAGACGGGATAGCAAAAGGGATCGTTTACGATCTAGTCTGTTTGATTATGGAAAATGTCGGAGAGAGTGAAACCAATATTGTATTTGTTCCGTGGGCAAGAGGGTATCGTAGCCTTGAGAATGGATCTGGTGATGTTCTTTTTTCCATGGCCAGAACACCTGAGCGAGAAAATAAATTTAAATTTGTGGGACCTGTTTTTAAAACTTCTGAGTTTCTTTATCGCAAGAAAGGTTCAAATGTTAATGTTGTAACTATTGATGACGCTAAAGCAGTGAGTAAAATCGGAGTAGTCCGCAGCACTTTTCCTCATCAGGTTCTGGCCCAGAAAGGCTTTACTAATCTTGATGCCGGGTCGTCTTATGAAGCAGGATTTCATAAACTTTTGAAAGGGCGTGTTGACTTAATTTCTATTTCTGACGAGATGTTGCAACGGATGTTTATTGATTTGCCTGATCTTGATTCGTCAATGTTTGAAAGAGTCGGTCCTCCAATCTGCTCCGCTTCGGGGTATATTGCTTTTGGTCTTCATGTGCCGGATACGGTAGTTTTGGAATGGCAAAAGGCTTTAGATGAATTGAAAGAATCGGGAGAATATCAGAAAATTGTGGATAAATATCTAAATTTGCACAACGAATAA
- a CDS encoding NifU family protein has protein sequence MYDKVEAALEKVRPFLQADGGNVELVEVTDKGFAMVRLQGACKGCPMSQKTLRSVIERTLLKEIPELKGVESVD, from the coding sequence ATGTACGATAAAGTCGAAGCTGCACTCGAAAAAGTCAGACCCTTTTTACAAGCTGACGGCGGCAACGTTGAACTCGTTGAGGTAACAGATAAAGGCTTTGCAATGGTCCGGCTTCAGGGCGCATGTAAAGGCTGTCCCATGTCTCAAAAGACATTGAGAAGTGTTATCGAACGCACCTTACTCAAGGAAATTCCTGAACTTAAAGGTGTTGAATCTGTTGATTAA
- a CDS encoding ABC transporter permease gives MDIPRIPVGKTIEAGIDFLVEHCSFATRAFSDVLDTGLDIVQTGMLALPPLVFILIVGLVTWRLSKSYKIGIFSIAGLLLILNMGLWKATVSTIALVIVSTLMALMIGVPTGILAAMNKYVNKTVMPVLDVMQTMPAFVYLIPAIPFFGLGKVAAIFSTVIFAMPPAIRFTCLGIQQVPKELIECSEAFGSTRWQRLVKLELPLATPTIMAGINQTVMLSLSMVVIAAMIGAKGLGGEVWKAIQRLQMGKGFEAGIGIVIVAIIMDRVLQKLGSRK, from the coding sequence ATGGATATACCACGTATTCCCGTAGGAAAAACAATTGAAGCCGGTATTGATTTTCTGGTCGAACATTGCTCATTTGCAACCAGAGCTTTCTCTGACGTGCTTGATACAGGTTTGGATATTGTCCAGACCGGCATGCTCGCCCTTCCTCCATTGGTCTTTATCCTCATAGTCGGACTGGTCACATGGAGACTTTCTAAAAGCTATAAAATTGGTATCTTTTCAATTGCCGGACTGCTGCTGATCCTGAACATGGGATTATGGAAAGCAACCGTCAGTACCATAGCACTGGTCATAGTCTCAACCCTTATGGCTCTTATGATCGGCGTGCCCACCGGCATTCTTGCCGCCATGAACAAATACGTAAACAAGACAGTCATGCCTGTGCTCGATGTAATGCAGACCATGCCGGCTTTCGTATACCTCATTCCTGCAATCCCTTTCTTCGGACTGGGTAAGGTTGCCGCTATTTTCTCAACTGTCATTTTCGCAATGCCTCCGGCCATCCGGTTCACATGTCTCGGCATTCAGCAGGTTCCAAAAGAACTCATTGAATGTTCAGAAGCCTTCGGTTCCACCCGCTGGCAACGACTGGTTAAACTTGAACTGCCGCTTGCTACCCCAACTATTATGGCAGGAATCAATCAGACTGTTATGCTGTCTCTATCCATGGTCGTTATTGCCGCCATGATCGGAGCCAAAGGACTCGGTGGAGAAGTCTGGAAAGCTATCCAGCGCCTCCAGATGGGTAAAGGATTTGAAGCAGGCATCGGCATTGTTATCGTTGCCATAATCATGGACCGCGTACTTCAGAAATTAGGTTCAAGAAAATAA
- a CDS encoding quaternary amine ABC transporter ATP-binding protein — protein sequence MEKIRVENLYKIFGPQSGKVIPMLEQGISKDEIMKKTKHGVGVNNASFSVEEGEIVVVMGLSGSGKSTLVRCINRLIEPTKGHIYIDGIDITALDKNELRKVRLQKLGMVFQNFALFPHRTVLQNTEYGLEIKGMDPEERSKKAYEALELVGLKGWEESLPSQLSGGMQQRVGLARALALDPDILLMDEAFSALDPLIRRDMQDELISLQERMQKTILFISHDLDEALKLGDRIVLMKDGEIVQVGTPEDILTSPANDYVRRFVEDVDITKVLTAESVMKKSEAVGHIKTDGPRSSLRKMRKNNISSLFILNEDRRLMGVVNAQDCARLVEKDCRDLTSAICTSCKTAHLDTPAQDLFIIMQDLGYPLGIVDDDNRFRGVVVRGSLIAALAERGGN from the coding sequence ATGGAAAAAATTCGCGTAGAAAACCTTTACAAAATCTTTGGCCCGCAATCGGGAAAAGTCATCCCGATGCTCGAACAGGGAATATCTAAAGATGAGATCATGAAAAAAACCAAACACGGTGTCGGCGTAAATAACGCCTCATTCTCAGTTGAAGAGGGTGAAATCGTGGTGGTAATGGGCTTATCGGGTAGCGGAAAATCCACTCTCGTCAGGTGTATCAATAGACTTATCGAGCCTACTAAAGGCCACATTTATATCGATGGTATCGACATCACAGCTTTAGATAAAAATGAACTTCGTAAAGTAAGACTTCAAAAATTGGGAATGGTTTTCCAGAATTTCGCTCTCTTCCCTCACCGTACAGTCCTTCAAAATACTGAGTACGGACTTGAAATCAAAGGGATGGACCCCGAAGAACGGAGCAAAAAAGCATATGAAGCTCTTGAGCTTGTAGGACTTAAGGGATGGGAAGAATCACTTCCCAGTCAACTTTCCGGAGGAATGCAGCAACGTGTGGGATTAGCCCGCGCTCTGGCTTTAGACCCGGACATCCTTCTTATGGATGAAGCATTCAGTGCACTTGACCCACTCATCCGCCGCGACATGCAGGATGAGCTTATCAGCCTTCAAGAACGCATGCAGAAAACCATCCTTTTTATCAGCCACGATCTTGATGAAGCCCTGAAACTGGGCGACCGTATTGTGCTTATGAAAGATGGTGAAATTGTTCAGGTCGGCACACCGGAAGACATTCTCACCAGTCCAGCTAATGATTATGTACGCCGCTTTGTTGAAGATGTAGATATAACAAAAGTACTCACAGCTGAATCAGTAATGAAGAAAAGTGAAGCAGTTGGACATATCAAAACTGACGGACCAAGATCTTCTCTGAGAAAGATGCGCAAAAACAACATCTCCAGTCTTTTCATTTTAAATGAAGACCGCAGACTCATGGGCGTAGTAAACGCACAGGACTGTGCCCGTCTTGTTGAAAAGGACTGCCGCGATCTTACAAGCGCCATCTGTACATCCTGCAAAACAGCTCACCTTGATACCCCGGCTCAAGATCTATTTATCATCATGCAGGACCTCGGCTACCCGCTGGGTATTGTTGATGACGATAACCGTTTCAGAGGCGTAGTTGTCCGAGGTTCTCTAATAGCCGCCTTGGCCGAAAGAGGAGGTAATTAA
- a CDS encoding glycine betaine ABC transporter substrate-binding protein — protein sequence MKKILTLLMAALLIASLSATAFAGDKKVKLAYVEWDCATATTNVIQAVLQERMGYEVEILPVAAAIMWQAVGTGDVDATAAAWLPITHADYLKRVENNVVDLGPNVTGAKLGWAVPSYVTVDSIADLNQYADKLDDRIIGIDPGAGIMTLSEKAIEEYKLKDLELMEGSGATMTASLSNAIKNKEWIVVTAWSPHWLFGRWDMKFLKDPKGILGGEETINTVVRKGLKEDKPEVYAFLDKFAWKDAKQFQMVMAWNQEEGADPYENAKRFIKENKEQVDSWLK from the coding sequence ATGAAAAAGATTCTTACACTTCTTATGGCTGCCCTGCTTATTGCCTCGCTCAGCGCTACGGCTTTTGCTGGCGATAAAAAAGTTAAACTAGCCTACGTCGAATGGGACTGCGCAACAGCAACAACAAATGTAATCCAGGCAGTACTTCAAGAACGCATGGGATACGAAGTAGAAATCCTCCCCGTTGCAGCTGCAATCATGTGGCAGGCTGTCGGAACAGGTGATGTTGACGCTACAGCAGCAGCATGGCTACCTATTACTCACGCTGACTATTTGAAAAGAGTTGAAAATAATGTCGTAGACCTCGGCCCTAATGTAACCGGTGCAAAACTCGGATGGGCTGTTCCTTCATATGTAACAGTCGATTCAATTGCAGACCTCAATCAATATGCCGACAAATTAGACGACAGAATAATCGGAATTGATCCCGGTGCCGGAATCATGACTCTGTCTGAAAAGGCTATAGAAGAATATAAACTTAAAGATTTGGAATTAATGGAAGGCTCAGGAGCAACCATGACTGCAAGTCTTAGCAACGCAATCAAGAACAAAGAGTGGATTGTTGTTACAGCTTGGTCTCCTCATTGGCTTTTCGGTCGTTGGGATATGAAATTTTTAAAAGATCCTAAAGGCATCCTCGGCGGAGAAGAAACTATTAACACTGTCGTTCGCAAAGGACTCAAAGAAGACAAACCTGAAGTATACGCATTTCTGGATAAATTCGCATGGAAAGATGCTAAACAGTTTCAGATGGTGATGGCTTGGAATCAGGAAGAAGGCGCTGATCCTTATGAAAATGCTAAGCGTTTCATCAAGGAAAACAAAGAACAGGTCGACTCCTGGCTTAAATAA
- a CDS encoding sigma-54-dependent transcriptional regulator, whose amino-acid sequence MTINDKNVLIVDDEPSLRLLIRAILEDDGWTVHEAVSGEQALKMLPSLTLNTALIDMRMDGMDGMTLLTEIHAKVPGLPIIMLTAYGNVGSAVVAMKHGAFDYLTKPADNEELKAVMAKALDYSRLVGENKRLRSAVEATERMIGNSQAMRDVKELIEQAGPSEATILVLGESGTGKELVAEGLHRASHRANKPLIKVNCAALPANLLESELFGYVKGAFTGATINKPGRFQLASGGTLFLDEIGELEQVLQAKILRAIQEKIVEPLGSVAPVETDVRIIAATNRNLKAEVENGTFREDLFYRLSVLEIRIPPLRERPSDIPALVAHLLEKLGRKNNKKVRSVSPSFLDALSRYGWPGNVRELENVLERAIILSRSEVLGTELLPPQVLSPSPAPVKGGSAEPASKPDYVPLPRKTTSTSLDDAERQALIDALEANQDHRERTADALGISRRTLQYKLKKYGLTRR is encoded by the coding sequence ATGACCATAAATGATAAAAATGTACTTATTGTAGATGATGAGCCCTCTCTGAGATTGCTGATCAGAGCTATTCTTGAAGATGACGGCTGGACTGTTCACGAAGCTGTTTCAGGCGAACAAGCCCTTAAAATGCTTCCCTCCCTTACACTGAATACCGCACTGATTGATATGCGCATGGACGGCATGGACGGCATGACTCTACTCACAGAGATACATGCAAAAGTTCCGGGACTCCCGATCATAATGCTCACAGCTTACGGCAACGTCGGTTCTGCGGTTGTGGCAATGAAGCATGGCGCTTTCGACTACCTCACTAAACCGGCAGACAATGAGGAGCTTAAAGCCGTTATGGCAAAAGCTCTCGATTATTCCAGACTTGTGGGCGAAAATAAGAGGTTGAGATCTGCGGTTGAAGCTACTGAGCGGATGATCGGAAACAGTCAGGCGATGCGAGATGTTAAGGAACTCATAGAACAGGCCGGACCTTCCGAAGCAACAATTCTGGTGCTCGGAGAATCCGGTACAGGTAAAGAACTTGTAGCCGAAGGTCTGCACCGCGCAAGTCACAGAGCGAACAAACCTCTTATAAAAGTCAACTGCGCCGCCCTTCCTGCCAACCTTCTTGAAAGTGAACTGTTCGGTTATGTAAAAGGAGCCTTCACAGGAGCCACAATAAACAAACCGGGTAGATTTCAACTGGCATCCGGCGGCACTCTTTTCCTCGATGAAATCGGAGAATTGGAACAAGTTCTTCAAGCAAAAATTTTAAGGGCAATTCAAGAAAAAATAGTTGAACCCCTAGGCAGTGTTGCTCCTGTCGAAACAGATGTCCGCATAATTGCCGCAACCAACCGGAACCTGAAAGCGGAAGTGGAAAATGGAACCTTCAGAGAAGACCTTTTTTACAGACTGAGTGTTCTGGAAATACGCATTCCTCCTTTGAGAGAAAGACCCAGCGACATTCCCGCTCTGGTTGCACATCTACTGGAAAAACTGGGACGCAAGAATAACAAAAAAGTTCGTTCAGTCAGCCCTTCTTTCCTTGATGCTCTCAGCCGTTACGGATGGCCCGGCAACGTCCGCGAACTTGAAAATGTACTTGAACGGGCTATCATACTAAGCAGGTCGGAAGTACTCGGCACCGAACTTCTGCCTCCGCAAGTACTTAGTCCTTCTCCTGCCCCGGTAAAAGGGGGCTCAGCAGAACCTGCTTCTAAACCCGACTATGTACCGTTGCCGCGCAAGACAACTTCGACATCACTTGATGACGCAGAACGCCAGGCATTAATTGACGCGCTTGAAGCAAATCAAGACCACCGCGAACGGACTGCGGACGCGCTCGGGATCAGCCGCAGAACGTTGCAGTACAAACTTAAAAAATACGGGCTTACCAGAAGGTAA